The Leishmania major strain Friedlin complete genome, chromosome 28 genome includes a region encoding these proteins:
- a CDS encoding putative origin recognition complex subunit 1 (ORC1): protein MKRSRRATQQEDVMRALKEGVQALSVSSALSTKDLVCRGDHARAIQQFLEDEKHHTMQIFGMPGTGKTATVNFALAQLVSRRGTKPTAVFLNGFVVQKSSDIYYTLHHHLTKARLGAVEPCPVAQCASRIEKRFRHGWGGKPPALCVIVVDEVDKILEKHSKGFFKVVDWLTLPYANCKLITISNSMELQLDAKTKSRLGVVNQLVFSSYGTQELREILVHRVGAIEPKLFADQAVNQLCTQTASHYGDVRRLLQSASAAICGVLMRMRDDAVDVSSTDGIITLREIHTVVRQIFHDRFVEFITTMRMPALFITVAVLGKETEALIRKREVDCRIPLERLLAITQQAQRKCMNVLRPINRAAFMEEIELLRQVSLIEVCIGEDRIPIRCVDELLDAKEEVFVLLLQPYQMVVDSCRLHDAFGATYGAALHL, encoded by the coding sequence ATGAAGCGGAGCCGGCGAgcgacgcagcaggaggaTGTGATGCGGGCGCTCAAGGAaggcgtgcaggcgctgagTGTTTCGAGCGCGCTTTCCACAAAGGACCTTGTTTGCAGAGGGGACCACGCACGTGCAATACAGCAATTCCTCGAAGATGAGAAGCATCACACGATGCAGATATTTGGAATGCCTGGTACCGGCAAGACGGCGACCGTGAACTTTGCGCTGGCGCAACTGGTATCGCGACGAGGTACGAAACCGACAGCCGTCTTTCTTAACGGCTTTGTCGTTCAAAAGAGCTCTGATATCTACTATACACTCCATCATCACTTAACGAAGGCGAGACTCGGTGCGGTGGAGCCATGCCCGGTAGCGCAATGCGCTTCGCGTATTGAAAAGCGCTTCCGGCACGGGTGGGGCGGCAAGCCTCCTGCTCTGTGCGTAATTGTGGTCGATGAGGTGGATAAAATATTGGAAAAACATTCGAAGGGCTTTTTCAAAGTAGTCGATTGGCTCACTCTCCCGTACGCCAACTGCAAGCTGATCACCATCTCCAACAGCATGGAACTTCAACTTGATGCAAAAACGAAGAGCCGTCTCGGTGTGGTAAATCAGCTCGTATTCTCGTCGTATGGAACGCAAGAGCTGCGTGAGATTCTTGTGCATCGTGTCGGCGCTATTGAACCGAAACTCTTTGCGGATCAGGCGGTGAATCAGCTCTGCACGCAAACGGCGTCGCACTACGGTGATGTGCGGCGACTCTTGCAGTCTGCGTCTGCCGCCATTTGTGGTGTGTTGATGCGGATGCGGGATGACGCTGTCGACGTCTCCTCTACTGATGGCATTATCACGCTGCGCGAAATTCATACGGTTGTGCGGCAGATTTTCCACGACAGATTTGTGGAGTTTATCACGACCATGCGAATGCCTGCTCTGTTCATTACTGTGGCTGTCCTCGGCAAAGAGACAGAGGCGCTCATCaggaagagggaggtggACTGTCGCATACCGCTGGAGCGCCTTCTGGCGATCACGCAGCAGGCCCAAAGGAAGTGTATGAATGTCTTGCGGCCGATTAACCGGGCCGCTTTCATGGAGGAAATCGAGCTGCTTCGGCAAGTCTCGCTGATAGAGGTCTGCATTGGCGAAGATCGCATTCCTATACGCTGTGTAGATGAGCTTCTTGACGCCAAGGAGGAAGTTTTTGTTCTTCTGCTTCAGCCGTATCAAATGGTAGTGGACTCCTGCCGCCTGCACGACGCATTCGGCGCCACGTAcggggcagcgctgcactTGTGA
- a CDS encoding adenylate cyclase-like protein, whose translation MDCWNTRRDSKEFQHEAVEMDSLQANCGAPNEQAFHDTLVSAAYQLRARQRDTNVSISKAEMEGLVVLTRELENFKQMMKRSEFTVEGTWRIVEDGGMVERFGQQLYAELLTRNPRLRVHFHGVDIEEQSKSLLRMVGTAVHFYQKPQLTVDMFTKAGARHRGYGVNAEVFVEMRNAFMRVFSEFVGTDVFEAVEEEWRKFWKYVLDLLVHGSESAEGERYGKMYEEKMLKTIQADFKLIMERQNKCDLRGQFVSVMYSKAIEMHEELSKFEALKDLRASARVLQAYIDIINNIHDKKLLDEYMRELGGRHTAYNVTVENLQAFTEPFLFTCRHFFEEEWNIAAESRFLWLFEYMIDGISAGMVSDINSIVNLRAPSNSVTFGLIFTDIEASTRLWSKDSKSMSLAVKSHHAMIRRLIADYGAYEVKTVGDSFIIATKDVLVAVKLSLAIQLELMRMAPIAPGFAMVDSTEGHGDPQAWDDRTLRVRIGVEHCTDATATYDTIHRRYDYYGASVNRCARIEAAACGGQILLCRESFEYLKSMPEFHNDPCPHFLRHVEIATPPPKVDSRGLDHFVVVSDVGLASFKGIAEPVHLLSLVPRCLAGRQFTEKFTKVSE comes from the coding sequence ATGGACTGTTGGAACACGCGAAGAGACTCGAAGGAGTTCCAACATGAAGCAGTCGAGATGGACAGCCTACAGGCCAACTGTGGAGCGCCGAATGAGCAGGCTTTTCACGACACGCTTGTGAGTGCCGCTTACCAGTTGCGGGCCCGCCAGCGCGATACGAATGTGAGCATCTCGAAGGCGGAGATGGAGGGCCTGGTGGTTCTCACCCGCGAGCTGGAGAACTTCAAGCAGATGATGAAGCGTTCGGAGTTCACGGTGGAGGGAACGTGGAGGATCGTGGAGGATGGGGGAATGGTGGAGCGCTTTGGTCAGCAGTTGTACGCTGAGCTGCTCACCCGAAATCCGCGTCTGCGCGTCCACTTTCACGGCGTCGACATCGAAGAGCAGTCTAAGTCCTTGCTGCGCATGGTAGGTACAGCGGTGCACTTCTACCAGAAGCCGCAGTTGACAGTTGACATGTTTACAAAGGCTGGCGCACGGCACCGTGGCTACGGCGTGAACGCAGAGGTCTTCGTGGAAATGCGCAACGCCTTCATGCGGGTATTCTCCGAATTTGTCGGTACCGACGTCTTTGAGGCggtcgaggaggagtggcGAAAGTTCTGGAAGTACGTTCTAGATCTGCTCGTGCACGGAAGCGAGAGcgcggagggggagcggtATGGAAAGATGTACGAAGAGAAGATGCTCAAAACGATACAGGCCGATTTCAAGCTCATCATGGAGCGGCAAAACAAGTGCGACCTGCGGGGCCAATTTGTGAGCGTGATGTACAGTAAAGCTATCGAGATGCACGAGGAGTTGTCAAAGTTCGAAGCACTAAAGGATCTGCGTGCTAGTGCACGCGTCTTGCAGGCATACATCGACATAATTAACAATATTCATGACAAGAAGCTTTTGGACGAGTACATGCGCGAGCTTGGCGGGCGCCACACAGCCTACAACGTGACGGTGGAGAACCTACAAGCCTTTACCGAGCCGTTTCTCTTCACCTGCCGCCACTTTTTCGAGGAGGAGTGGAATATTGCGGCCGAGTCGCGTTTTCTGTGGCTATTTGAGTACATGATCGACGGCATTTCGGCCGGTATGGTGAGCGACATCAACAGCATCGTAAACTTGCGCGCTCCCAGCAACAGCGTTACTTTCGGGCTAATTTTCACCGATATCGAGGCAAGTACAAGGCTGTGGAGCAAAGACTCGAAGTCAATGAGCCTTGCGGTGAAGAGCCATCACGCCATGATTCGGCGCCTTATCGCTGACTACGGTGCTTATGAGGTCAAGACGGTCGGCGACTCCTTCATCATCGCCACCAAGGATGTACTGGTGGCGGTAAAGCTGTCGCTGGCCATCCAACTAGAGCTGATGCGGATGGCGCCGATTGCTCCGGGATTTGCGATGGTTGACAGTACCGAGGGCCACGGTGATCCGCAGGCTTGGGATGACCGCACGTTGCGCGTGCGGATCGGCGTGGAGCACTGCACGGATGCCACGGCCACTTATGACACCATTCACAGGCGCTACGATTACTACGGGGCTAGCGTAAATCGCTGCGCCCGAATCGAGGCTGCAGCGTGTGGAGGGCAGATATTACTCTGTCGTGAGAGTTTTGAATATCTCAAGTCCATGCCCGAGTTCCATAACGACCCTTGCCCCCACTTCCTCCGCCACGTTGAGATCGCCACTCCACCACCAAAGGTGGATAGCCGTGGTTTGGACCACTTCGTGGTAGTGAGCGATGTCGGCCTGGCGTCCTTCAAAGGCATAGCTGAGCCAGTGCACCTTCTCTCGTTGGTGCCGCGCTGTCTCGCTGGGCGGCAGTTTACAGAAAAGTTTACGAAGGTATCGGAATAA